One genomic segment of Paenibacillus durus includes these proteins:
- a CDS encoding amino acid ABC transporter permease — protein sequence MQFSILTDYFGTYMEGFRGTILSSLLALAGSFLLGTLIAVFRISTVRALRWFGTGYTEFIRNIPLLLVVYIFYYGPSAFGSSLDGFTAGTIGLTVYTSAFIAEAIRAGIAAVPKGQTEAARSSGLTYVQTMFHVVLPQAIKLVIPPLGNQFINLIKNSSVLTVVAGLDLMYFADIVNTDTFRTFDTYVFVALFYLVLTLPLSYGMRVWERRLQRKY from the coding sequence ATGCAGTTTTCCATTTTGACGGACTATTTCGGCACTTATATGGAAGGATTCCGCGGTACGATTCTTTCCAGCTTGCTGGCGCTGGCAGGGAGCTTTCTGCTGGGTACCCTAATCGCGGTATTCCGTATTTCTACTGTAAGAGCGCTGAGATGGTTCGGGACGGGATACACCGAGTTTATCCGCAATATCCCGCTGCTGCTCGTCGTATATATTTTTTACTACGGCCCATCGGCATTCGGCTCGTCTCTGGATGGATTTACGGCCGGCACTATCGGCTTGACGGTATACACATCGGCCTTTATTGCCGAAGCCATCCGGGCGGGCATTGCGGCCGTTCCAAAAGGACAGACCGAAGCGGCGCGCTCATCGGGCCTGACCTATGTTCAGACGATGTTCCATGTCGTGCTGCCGCAGGCAATCAAGCTGGTTATTCCGCCGCTTGGCAACCAGTTCATCAATCTGATCAAGAACTCGTCGGTGCTGACGGTCGTGGCCGGTCTTGATCTGATGTATTTTGCGGATATCGTCAACACCGATACGTTCCGTACGTTCGATACTTATGTATTCGTAGCGCTGTTCTATCTGGTGCTGACTCTGCCGCTCAGCTACGGCATGCGGGTGTGGGAACGCCGGCTACAGCGCAAATACTGA
- a CDS encoding transporter substrate-binding domain-containing protein, with amino-acid sequence MKKNWKLLSVLMIAMLLILAGCGSNNEGGGNAAKGESGSDGIATIKERGKLLVGVKFDTKLFGLKDPASGQVEGFDIDISKAIAKHILGDENAIELKEVTSKTRIPMLNNGEIDMVVATMTITEERKKEVDFSDVYFQAGQSLLVKKGSPVKGIADITKDSTVLGSKGSTSVKNIKEKVPGVTVLEFDNYQDAFTALKTGKGDALTTDDAILYGMAAQDPNYEVVGEPFTDEPYGIAVQKGNSAVVKAINDTLAELKSSGEYDKIYEKWIGKAPAK; translated from the coding sequence ATGAAAAAGAATTGGAAGCTGTTAAGCGTATTGATGATCGCCATGCTGCTCATTCTGGCAGGATGCGGCAGCAACAATGAGGGTGGAGGCAACGCCGCTAAGGGAGAGAGCGGATCGGACGGAATTGCGACGATCAAAGAGCGCGGCAAGCTGCTGGTCGGCGTAAAATTCGACACGAAGCTGTTCGGTCTGAAGGACCCTGCGAGCGGCCAGGTTGAAGGCTTTGACATCGATATTTCCAAAGCGATCGCGAAGCATATCCTTGGCGACGAAAATGCGATCGAGCTGAAGGAAGTAACCTCCAAGACGCGGATTCCGATGCTGAACAACGGCGAAATCGATATGGTCGTAGCGACGATGACGATTACGGAAGAGCGCAAGAAAGAAGTCGATTTCTCCGACGTCTACTTCCAAGCCGGACAATCGCTGCTCGTTAAGAAAGGAAGCCCGGTTAAAGGCATCGCGGACATTACGAAAGACTCCACAGTGCTCGGCTCCAAAGGCTCCACTTCGGTTAAAAATATCAAAGAAAAAGTTCCGGGCGTAACCGTGCTCGAATTCGACAACTACCAGGATGCTTTCACTGCACTGAAAACCGGCAAGGGCGACGCGCTGACAACGGACGACGCGATTCTGTACGGTATGGCAGCTCAGGACCCGAACTATGAAGTGGTAGGCGAACCGTTCACCGATGAGCCTTACGGCATTGCCGTACAAAAAGGTAACAGCGCAGTGGTAAAAGCGATCAACGATACGCTGGCCGAGCTGAAATCGAGCGGCGAGTACGACAAAATCTATGAAAAATGGATCGGCAAAGCGCCGGCCAAGTAA
- a CDS encoding amino acid ABC transporter ATP-binding protein → MIDFQQVDKHYGHFHVLKSINLHVEEGEVVVVVGPSGSGKSTMLRCINRLETITSGQLAVNGVAINDKKTDINKVRRDIGMVFQHFNLYPHKKVIDNITLAPVKVLGVSKAEAEQTAMYYLEKVGIAGKAQAYPSQLSGGQQQRVAIARGLAMKPKIMLFDEPTSALDPEMVGEVLDVMRTLAKEGMTMVVVTHEMGFAREVADRVIFMDQGQIVEEAAPEQFFANPREERTRTFLSRVLSH, encoded by the coding sequence AGGTAGATAAACATTACGGACATTTCCATGTACTCAAGAGCATCAATCTGCATGTTGAGGAGGGGGAAGTGGTCGTTGTGGTCGGTCCGTCCGGCTCGGGCAAGAGTACGATGCTACGCTGCATCAATCGTCTGGAGACGATCACGAGCGGGCAGCTTGCCGTAAACGGCGTCGCCATTAATGACAAGAAGACGGATATCAACAAAGTCCGGCGGGATATCGGCATGGTGTTTCAGCATTTCAACCTGTATCCGCATAAAAAAGTGATCGATAACATCACGCTGGCGCCTGTCAAGGTGCTGGGAGTATCGAAGGCGGAGGCCGAACAGACGGCGATGTATTATCTGGAGAAGGTCGGCATCGCCGGCAAGGCGCAGGCCTATCCGAGTCAGCTCTCCGGCGGGCAGCAGCAGCGTGTGGCGATCGCCAGAGGACTTGCGATGAAGCCCAAAATCATGCTGTTCGACGAACCGACGTCGGCGCTGGACCCGGAAATGGTCGGCGAGGTGCTTGACGTTATGCGGACACTGGCCAAAGAAGGAATGACGATGGTCGTCGTTACCCACGAGATGGGCTTTGCCCGCGAGGTGGCGGATCGCGTAATCTTCATGGACCAGGGGCAGATCGTGGAGGAAGCCGCTCCGGAGCAATTCTTCGCAAATCCGCGCGAGGAGCGCACACGAACTTTTCTCAGCAGGGTATTAAGCCACTAA